Proteins co-encoded in one Campylobacter jejuni genomic window:
- the pglK gene encoding ABC-type lipopolysaccharide transporter PglK → MLKKLFFILSKEDKNFLFFLLVFSVFVSFIETFAISLVMPFITLASDFSYFDRNKYLISLKEYLNIPVFEIIVYFGVGLIVFYVFRALLNAYYFHLLARFSKGRYHAIAYKVFSKFLNINYEKFTQKNQSEILKSITGEVYNLSTMISSFLLLMSEIFVVLLLYALMLLINYKITLFLSIFMVLNAFILVKILSPIIKKAGVRREEAMKNFFEILNTNLNNFKFIKLKTKEDGVLSLFKAQSEAFSKANITNESVAAVPRIYLEGIGFCVLVFIVVFLVLKNESDISGILSTISIFVLALYRLMPSVNRIITSYHDLLYYHSSLDIIYQNLRQEEENLGEEKLSFNQELKICNLSFGYEGKKYLFKNLNLNIKKGEKIAFIGESGCGKSTLVDLIIGLLKPKEGQILIDEQELNANNTKNYRQKIGYIPQNIYLFNDSIAKNITFGDAVDEEKLNRVIKQANLEHFIKNLPQGVQTKVGDGGSNLSGGQKQRIAIARALYLEPEILVLDEATSALDTQSEAKIMDEIYKISKDKTMIIIAHRLSTITQCDKVYRLEHGKLKEEK, encoded by the coding sequence GTGCTAAAAAAACTTTTTTTTATTTTAAGCAAGGAAGATAAAAATTTTTTATTTTTCTTGCTTGTTTTTTCAGTATTTGTTTCTTTTATAGAAACTTTTGCGATTTCTTTGGTAATGCCTTTTATCACTTTGGCTAGTGATTTTTCTTATTTTGATCGCAATAAATATTTAATCAGCTTAAAAGAATATCTTAATATCCCTGTTTTTGAAATTATTGTTTATTTTGGAGTGGGGCTTATTGTTTTTTATGTATTTAGAGCTTTGTTAAATGCGTATTATTTTCATCTTTTGGCAAGATTTTCTAAAGGACGTTATCATGCGATCGCTTATAAGGTTTTTTCTAAATTTTTAAATATTAATTATGAAAAATTTACTCAAAAAAATCAATCTGAAATTTTAAAGTCCATTACAGGGGAAGTTTATAATCTAAGCACTATGATTTCATCATTTTTACTTTTGATGAGTGAAATTTTTGTAGTGCTTTTGCTTTATGCTTTAATGCTTTTGATTAATTATAAAATCACTTTATTTTTAAGTATTTTTATGGTGTTAAATGCCTTTATTTTAGTGAAAATTTTAAGCCCTATCATTAAAAAAGCAGGAGTAAGACGCGAAGAAGCGATGAAAAATTTCTTTGAAATTTTAAATACAAATTTAAATAATTTCAAATTTATTAAGCTTAAAACCAAAGAAGATGGAGTATTAAGTCTTTTTAAAGCGCAAAGTGAAGCTTTTTCTAAAGCAAATATTACCAATGAAAGCGTAGCTGCGGTACCTAGAATTTATCTTGAAGGAATAGGCTTTTGCGTACTTGTTTTTATCGTGGTATTTTTGGTTTTGAAAAATGAAAGTGATATTTCAGGTATTTTATCCACGATTTCTATTTTTGTTTTAGCGCTTTATCGCTTAATGCCAAGTGTAAATCGTATTATTACAAGTTATCATGATTTGCTTTATTATCATTCTTCTTTGGATATTATTTATCAAAATTTAAGACAAGAAGAAGAAAATTTGGGCGAGGAAAAATTAAGCTTTAATCAAGAGCTTAAAATTTGCAATCTTAGCTTTGGTTATGAGGGAAAAAAATATTTATTTAAAAATCTTAACTTAAATATTAAAAAAGGCGAAAAAATCGCTTTTATAGGGGAGAGTGGTTGTGGAAAAAGTACCTTAGTAGATCTTATCATAGGACTTTTAAAACCAAAAGAAGGGCAAATTTTAATTGATGAGCAAGAATTAAATGCAAATAATACAAAAAATTATCGCCAAAAAATAGGCTATATCCCGCAAAATATCTATCTTTTTAATGACAGTATAGCTAAAAATATCACTTTTGGAGATGCGGTTGATGAAGAAAAACTTAATAGGGTTATCAAACAAGCAAATTTAGAGCATTTTATAAAAAATTTACCTCAAGGAGTGCAAACAAAAGTGGGCGATGGGGGGAGTAATTTAAGCGGGGGACAAAAACAACGCATAGCTATAGCAAGAGCTTTATATTTAGAGCCTGAAATTTTAGTGCTTGATGAAGCAACTTCTGCGCTTGATACTCAAAGTGAAGCAAAAATTATGGATGAAATTTATAAAATTTCTAAAGATAAAACCATGATTATTATCGCACATCGCCTTTCTACGATAACACAATGTGATAAGGTTTATCGTTTAGAACACGGTAAGCTTAAAGAGGAGAAATGA
- the galE gene encoding UDP-glucose 4-epimerase GalE codes for MKILISGGAGYIGSHTLRQFLKTDHEICVLDNLSKGSKIAIEDLQKIRAFKFFEQDLSDFQGVKALFEREKFDAIVHFAASIEVFESMQNPLKYYMNNTVNTTNLIETCLQTGVNKFIFSSTAATYGEPQTPVVSETSPLAPINPYGRSKLMSEEVLRDASMANPEFKHCILRYFNVAGACMDYTLGQRYPKATLLIKVAAECAAGKRDKLFIFGDDYDTKDGTCIRDFIHVDDISSAHLAALDYLKGNESNVFNVGYGYGFSVKEVIEAMKKVSGVDFKVELAPRRSGDPSVLISDASKIRNLTSWQPKYDDLELICKSAFDWEKQC; via the coding sequence GTGAAAATTCTTATTAGCGGTGGTGCAGGTTATATAGGTTCTCATACTTTAAGACAATTTTTAAAAACAGATCATGAAATTTGTGTTTTAGATAATCTTTCTAAGGGTTCTAAAATCGCAATAGAAGATTTGCAAAAAATAAGAGCTTTTAAATTTTTTGAACAAGATTTAAGTGATTTTCAAGGCGTAAAAGCATTGTTTGAGAGAGAAAAATTTGACGCTATTGTGCATTTTGCAGCAAGCATTGAAGTTTTTGAAAGTATGCAAAACCCTTTAAAATATTATATGAACAACACTGTTAATACGACAAATCTTATCGAAACTTGTTTACAAACTGGAGTAAATAAATTTATATTTTCTTCAACGGCAGCCACTTATGGCGAACCACAAACTCCCGTTGTGAGCGAAACAAGTCCTTTAGCACCTATTAATCCTTATGGGCGTAGTAAGCTTATGAGCGAAGAGGTTTTGCGTGATGCAAGTATGGCAAACCCTGAATTTAAGCATTGTATTTTAAGATATTTTAATGTTGCAGGCGCTTGTATGGATTATACTTTAGGACAACGCTATCCAAAAGCGACTTTGCTTATAAAAGTTGCAGCCGAATGTGCCGCAGGAAAACGTGATAAACTTTTCATATTTGGCGATGATTATGATACAAAAGATGGTACTTGTATAAGAGATTTTATCCATGTAGATGATATTTCAAGTGCGCATTTAGCGGCTTTGGATTATTTAAAAGGGAATGAAAGCAATGTTTTTAATGTAGGTTATGGATATGGTTTTAGTGTAAAAGAAGTGATTGAAGCGATGAAAAAAGTTAGCGGAGTGGATTTTAAAGTAGAGCTTGCCCCACGCCGTTCGGGTGATCCTAGTGTGTTGATTTCTGATGCAAGTAAAATCAGAAATCTTACTTCTTGGCAGCCTAAATATGATGATTTAGAGCTTATTTGTAAATCTGCTTTTGATTGGGAAAAACAGTGCTAA
- a CDS encoding 3'-5' exonuclease, with product MAKNEGYICVFDCESVPDVELIRKTLGFEGSDLEVSLKALQWQKEQSGSEFLPLPYHKIISICAVLSDNFGKFIKVNKIDGQNEKEMIENFFNFIENYEPKLVSFNGKNFDMPVLVLRALKYNLKAATYLDTQSDKWNNYKTRFSELKHCDLLESLGSNGRGIKLDTLCSMVGLPGKYDVHGDEVMKLFYENELEKIHEYCESDVLNTYMLFLKYELIKANVSEEDYVDFLSYMRDFLRSKKSDRSYTEVFAKACESEISKVRS from the coding sequence ATGGCAAAAAATGAAGGTTATATTTGTGTTTTTGATTGTGAGAGTGTGCCAGATGTTGAGCTTATCCGTAAAACTTTAGGTTTTGAAGGAAGTGATTTGGAGGTAAGTTTAAAAGCACTTCAGTGGCAAAAAGAACAAAGCGGGAGTGAGTTTTTGCCTTTGCCTTATCATAAAATCATCAGTATTTGTGCGGTTTTAAGTGATAATTTTGGAAAATTTATCAAAGTAAATAAAATTGATGGGCAAAATGAAAAAGAAATGATTGAGAATTTTTTCAATTTTATAGAAAATTATGAGCCAAAATTAGTCAGCTTTAATGGTAAAAATTTCGATATGCCTGTTCTTGTTTTAAGGGCTTTAAAATACAATTTAAAAGCAGCAACTTATTTGGATACTCAAAGCGATAAATGGAATAATTATAAAACAAGATTTTCAGAATTAAAACATTGCGATTTGTTGGAATCCTTAGGATCTAATGGGCGTGGAATAAAGCTTGATACACTTTGCTCTATGGTGGGTTTGCCAGGAAAATATGATGTGCATGGCGATGAGGTGATGAAACTTTTTTATGAAAATGAACTTGAAAAAATCCACGAATATTGTGAAAGTGATGTTTTAAACACCTATATGCTTTTTTTAAAATATGAACTTATTAAAGCTAATGTTAGTGAAGAAGATTATGTTGATTTTCTTTCTTATATGAGAGATTTTTTGCGTTCAAAAAAATCAGATCGTTCTTATACAGAAGTTTTTGCAAAAGCTTGTGAGAGTGAAATTTCAAAAGTTCGATCTTAA
- the waaC gene encoding lipopolysaccharide heptosyltransferase I, which translates to MKIAIVRLSALGDIIQSAVVLQFIKNFKKDIEIHWFVDEKFEGILKNHPLINKLYALPLKDKKILKSLKILLKAKKNNYNAVIDLQGLIKSAIISRILSRNNFGFDKNSLKESFAHNFYNQKLELDYNENVFVRYLSLTSFMLNTDFNVKNLAFKQDVFNVDENLKQLLNNKLKLGKNEKNILIHVGSSVENKIYPKTKLAILCKLLINEFQQAKIWLAWGNVKEYEFAKEVLNLSGIDETHIELAPKFSLEELMAFTKMVDLIIGNDSGPTHLAFALNKASITIFGATPSYRNAFQTHINKIIDAGKKIQNAKHIDKSDFCITRIEEGDIFKLAKGLLNEK; encoded by the coding sequence ATGAAAATAGCAATTGTTCGTTTATCAGCACTTGGTGATATTATCCAAAGTGCCGTGGTTTTGCAATTTATCAAAAATTTTAAAAAAGATATAGAAATTCATTGGTTTGTAGATGAAAAATTTGAAGGCATACTTAAAAACCATCCTTTAATAAACAAACTCTATGCCCTGCCCTTAAAAGACAAAAAAATTTTGAAAAGCCTAAAAATTCTTCTTAAAGCAAAAAAAAACAACTATAATGCAGTAATAGATCTACAAGGGCTTATAAAATCTGCTATTATAAGTCGAATTTTAAGTAGAAATAATTTTGGTTTTGATAAAAATAGCCTTAAAGAAAGTTTTGCTCATAATTTTTACAACCAAAAACTTGAGTTAGATTACAATGAAAATGTATTTGTAAGATACTTAAGTCTTACCTCCTTTATGTTAAATACTGATTTTAATGTCAAAAATTTAGCCTTTAAACAAGATGTTTTCAATGTAGATGAAAATTTAAAACAACTCTTAAACAATAAACTCAAGCTCGGTAAAAACGAAAAAAACATACTTATACATGTGGGTTCAAGTGTAGAAAATAAAATCTACCCTAAAACCAAACTTGCTATACTTTGCAAACTTTTAATCAATGAATTTCAACAAGCAAAAATTTGGCTCGCTTGGGGAAATGTAAAAGAATATGAATTTGCCAAAGAGGTTTTAAATCTTAGTGGTATTGATGAAACACATATAGAATTAGCGCCAAAATTTAGCCTTGAAGAGTTAATGGCTTTTACAAAAATGGTGGATCTTATCATAGGAAATGATAGTGGTCCAACACATTTAGCTTTTGCTTTAAACAAAGCATCTATTACGATTTTTGGTGCAACACCAAGCTACCGCAATGCTTTTCAAACCCATATCAATAAAATCATTGATGCAGGTAAAAAAATCCAAAATGCCAAGCATATCGATAAAAGTGATTTTTGTATCACGCGTATAGAAGAAGGAGATATCTTCAAACTTGCCAAAGGCTTACTTAATGAAAAATAG
- the htrB gene encoding lipid A biosynthesis lauroyl acyltransferase HtrB, which yields MKNSDRIYLSLYYILKFFVTFMPECILHFLALIVARITFYLNKKHRKIIDTNLQICFPQYTQKERDKLSLKIYENFAQFGIDCLQNQNTTKEKILNKVNFINENFLTDALALKRPIIFTTAHYGNWEILSLAYAAKYGAISIVGKKLKSEVMYEILSQSRTQFDIELIDKKGGIRQMLSALKKERALGILTDQDCVENESVRLKFFNKEVNYQMGASLIAQRSNALIIPVYAYKEDGKFCIEFFKAKDSQNASLEELTLYQAQSCEEMIKKRPWEYFFFHRRFASYNEEIYKDAK from the coding sequence ATGAAAAATAGCGATAGAATATATCTTAGTCTTTATTATATTTTGAAATTTTTTGTTACTTTTATGCCTGAGTGTATCTTGCATTTTTTAGCTTTGATTGTAGCAAGAATCACTTTTTATCTTAACAAAAAACATCGCAAAATCATCGATACAAATTTGCAAATCTGCTTCCCTCAATACACTCAAAAAGAACGAGATAAATTGTCTTTGAAAATTTATGAAAATTTTGCTCAATTTGGAATTGATTGTTTGCAAAATCAAAACACCACCAAGGAAAAAATTCTCAATAAAGTAAATTTTATCAATGAAAATTTTCTTACAGACGCTCTAGCTTTAAAGCGTCCTATTATCTTCACAACTGCACACTATGGAAACTGGGAAATTTTAAGCCTTGCTTATGCAGCTAAATATGGTGCGATCTCCATAGTGGGAAAAAAGTTAAAAAGTGAAGTTATGTATGAAATTTTAAGCCAAAGTCGCACCCAATTTGACATAGAACTTATCGACAAAAAAGGCGGTATAAGACAAATGCTAAGTGCTCTAAAAAAAGAGCGAGCTTTGGGAATTTTAACCGATCAAGACTGCGTAGAAAACGAAAGCGTAAGATTAAAATTTTTTAACAAAGAAGTGAATTATCAAATGGGAGCAAGCCTTATCGCACAAAGAAGCAATGCTTTGATCATCCCTGTTTATGCCTATAAAGAAGATGGTAAATTTTGCATAGAGTTTTTTAAAGCAAAAGATTCTCAAAATGCAAGTTTAGAAGAACTGACACTTTATCAAGCACAAAGTTGCGAAGAAATGATTAAAAAAAGACCTTGGGAATACTTTTTTTTCCATAGACGCTTTGCAAGTTATAATGAGGAAATTTACAAGGATGCAAAATGA